A stretch of Oncorhynchus gorbuscha isolate QuinsamMale2020 ecotype Even-year linkage group LG24, OgorEven_v1.0, whole genome shotgun sequence DNA encodes these proteins:
- the LOC124012242 gene encoding glycoprotein-N-acetylgalactosamine 3-beta-galactosyltransferase 1-like, translating to MTGPKNLESRTKHIRATWANRCNKILYMSSVETEFPTVGLNVTEGRDQLYWKTIRAFQYIYQHHRNDYDWVLKADDDTFVVIENLRYTLSKQDPEKPVYFGRRFRPFVHQGYMSGGAGYVLSKEAVRRFIEGFDMAKCTHFSIIEDMALGKCMETMGVEPGDSRDVKGRQTFHPYPPDKYLIKKPPSKRPWFLLYDYYKPREGPECCSDHTISFHYIYNVQMYMLEYLTYNLRPYGYQYRYNPDSAGTESESNTPTPVSA from the exons ATGACTGGACCTAAGAACCTGGAGTCTAGAACCAAACACATCCGGGCCACCTGGGCCAACCGATGCAACAAAATCCTCTACATGAGTTCAGTGGAGACAGAATTCCCCACAGTGGGGCTCAACGTAACCGAGGGACGAGACCAGCTCTACTGGAAGACCATCAGAGCCTTCCAGTACATCTACCAACACCACCGCAACGACTATGACTGGGTCCTCAAAGCTGATGATGACACGTTCGTGGTCATCGAAAACCTCCGCTACACCTTGTCCAAACAGGACCCGGAGAAGCCTGTATACTTTGGGAGAAGGTTCCGCCCGTTCGTCCACCAGGGTTACATGAGTGGTGGAGCCGGCTATGTCCTCAGTAAAGAAGCCGTCAGAAGGTTCATCGAGGGATTCGACATGGCGAAATGTACCCACTTTTCCATCATAGAAGACATGGCTCTGGGGAAGTGTATGGAGACAATGGGTGTGGAGCCGGGAGACTCCAGAGATGTGAAGGGAAGGCAGACGTTTCATCCCTACCCACCAGACAAGTACCTGATCAAAAAGCCACCCAGTAAACGGCCTTGGTTTCTCTTGTATGACTACTACAAACCCAGAGAG GGTCCAGAATGTTGTTCAGATCACACCATATCCTTTCACTACATCTACAATGTACAGATGTACATGCTGGAATATCTGACCTATAACCTACGGCCCTACGGATACCAGTACAGGTACAACCCTGATTCTGCAGGAACTGAAAGTGAGAGTAACACACCCACACCTGTCTCTGCCTAA